In a genomic window of Gossypium arboreum isolate Shixiya-1 chromosome 9, ASM2569848v2, whole genome shotgun sequence:
- the LOC108457314 gene encoding uncharacterized membrane protein At3g27390-like: MEPPKGFLATLWNFICFLPYFIGLLLLGTIKGIIFCSPICLIMTIGNSSVILGLLPYHCYFTYYSIVSTKLLGPFLKLAICIFLPVVLILWVVVGIVGSILGGILYGFLSPMFATFDAVGEGKTNVFIHCFYDGTWSTIKGSFTVVKDFKDVCVHSYYSFMEELRQKNGQYYEIRFLCLLPALIAAVLGFLVDFPMISLIALCKSPYMLVKGWHRLFHDLVGREGPFLETICVPFAGLAILLWPLAVIGAVLGSIVSSIFLGAYAAVIVYQESSFWYGLCYIVASLSIYDEYSTDVLDMPEGSCLPRPRYRRHRNESFSKSDSFRPPARIDSLTNARLDLNPLQLLEGLFKECHVHGEKMVSEGLITSKDIDDAKSIKGSRVVSIGLPAYCFLQALLRSVDANRLGILLSDNTEITATNRPKDSFFDWFLNPFLILKEQIRAENLSPEEKDYLGKLVLLCGDAARLKNIGSPPESERKRAELDALARRLQGITKSVSRYPTFRRHFEEFVNKLSEDLSKDSGSSNSSRSSNRSHQSKNTVLRFFSSRSFKRSSSQNMSDQESQSVLARDAEIE, translated from the exons ATGGAGCCTCCCAAGGGATTTTTAGCTACTTTGTGGAACTTTATATGCTTTCTTCCTTACTTCATTGGCTTGCTTCTTTTAGGCACAATTAAAG GAATCATTTTCTGCTCTCCGATATGCCTTATCATGACGATTGGAAACTCGTCCGTCATATTAGGCCTTCTGCCCTATCATTGTTACTTCACTTATTATAGCATTGTGAG CACTAAACTATTAGGGCCATTTCTGAAGCTCGCTATCTGCATATTCCTACCGGTTGTCTTGATATTGTGGGTGGTTGTTGGCATTGTTGGAAGTATCTTAGGGGGAATATTATACGGCTTTCTTTCACCAATGTTTGCCACTTTTGACGCTGTGGGCGAAGGAAAGACCAATGTGTTTATCCACTGTTTTTAC GATGGTACTTGGAGCACTATCAAGGGCAGCTTTACTGTTGTCAAGGATTTCAAAGATGTTTGTGTCCATTCCTACTACTCGTTTATGGAAGAACTACGACAGAAAAATGGACAATACTATGAGATAAG ATTCCTTTGTCTGCTTCCGGCTCTTATAGCTGCAGTGCTTGGTTTTCTGGTTGATTTTCCAATGATCTCACTTATTGCCTTATGCAAAAGTCCTTACATGCTCGTTAAAGGGTGGCATCGATTATTTCATGACCTTGTAGGTCGAGAAGGCCCTTTCTTGGAGACAATATGTGTACCATTTGCAGGCCTTGCCATCTTACTTTGGCCACTCGCTGTCATTGGAGCAGTGTTGGGCTCAATTGTGTCTAGCATCTTCCTTGGTGCCTATGCTGCGGTGATTGTTTACCAG GAGTCCTCGTTTTGGTATGGGCTTTGTTATATCGTTGCTTCGTTGTCCATATATGATGAATACAGCACTGATGTCCTTGACATGCCTGAAGGATCTTGCCTTCCCAG GCCTCGGTATCGTAGGCATAGAAATGAATCCTTCTCTAAATCTGACTCCTTCCGTCCTCCTGCTCGCATTGATTCACTTACAAATGCAAGGCTTGATTTGAACCCACTCCAG CTACTCGAGGGCTTATTTAAGGAGTGCCATGTCCATGGTGAGAAAATGGTGTCTGAAGGGCTGATAACTTCTAAGGACATCGATGATGCCAAGTCTATCAAAGGAAGTAGAGTGGTCAGCATCGGCTTACCGGCTTATTGCTTTCTTCAGGCACTCTTGCGCTCTGTGGATGCGAATAGACTGGGCATATTACTGA GTGACAATACAGAAATAACGGCCACGAACCGACCAAAAGATTCATTCTTTGATTGGTTTCTTAACCCCTTTTTGATACTGAAAGAGCAAATCAGAGCAGAGAATCTTTCCCCGGAGGAAAAGGATTACTTAGGCAAATTAGTGTTGCTGTGTGGTGATGCAGCACGGTTGAAAAATATTGGGTCTCCACCAGAATCAGAGCGTAAACGAGCTGAACTTGATGCATTAGCCCGACG gttacaaggtattactaaATCAGTGTCGAGGTATCCAACTTTCAGGCGACACTTTGAGGAATTTGTTAACAAACTATCCGAGGATCTCTCAAAGGACAGTGGCAGCAGCAACAGCAGCAGATCTAGTAATAGGTCTCATCAATCGAAGAACACCGTTCTGCGGTTTTTTAGCAGCAGATCTTTCAAGCGGAGTTCAAGCCAAAACATGTCTGATCAAGAATCACAATCAGTTCTTGCCAGAGATGCAGAAATCGAATGA
- the LOC108454564 gene encoding zinc finger CCCH domain-containing protein 67-like isoform X1 translates to MGSYEEHSPVLRETPNETQPESLSGFNSNTLLSNLYPGREKQEESIVRDLRSVTLEENDWNGYGDNNNNSNENLQVEWQNGKNYQYPLRPYAENCSFYLKSGNCKFGSCCKFNHPIPRTIKDKENHLGLATDQKRQIECKYYRATGGCKYGNACRYRHSNEDYVLAPLEVNSLALPFQVDINEKSEKDGFAEQTGQIECKYYLSPGGCKYGKACRYSHSKEKSRYLEKSELPPPELNFLGLPIRMLEKECPYYMRNGSCAYGSSCRFNHPDPTAAEGSSTFRLDPSGSGDHSPGNYNGGSDALPSTEPTAPSLSLNMMSNEHLKCLNQNSAYAHGVHANSEWSGHQEKTSDPYLAPSIDKEIKTLDISELHQEQIQVHEFPERPGEPECPYFMKTGSCKYKSACKFHHPKTRLPKPILSNAGLPLRPYTAVQDRRICWNYEKSGICKYGSICYFHHPENLF, encoded by the exons atgGGAAGTTATGAAGAACACTCACCAGTACTGCGGGAAACCCCAAACGAAACTCAACCAGAGTCTCTTTCAGGGTTTAATTCGAACACCCTTTTGTCTAATCTTTACCCTGGAAGGGAAAAACAAGAAGAAAGTATTGTTAGGGACCTTAGAAGTGTGACCTTGGAAGAGAATGACTGGAATGGCTATGGAGACAACAACAACAATAGCAATGAAAATCTTCAAGTGGAGTGGCAAAATGGGAAGAATTATCAGTACCCTTTAAGGCCTTATGCTGAAAATTGTAGCTTTTATCTTAAATCTGGCAATTGCAAGTTTGGTTCTTGTTGCAAGTTTAACCATCCAATTCCTAGAACTATTAAG GATAAGGAGAATCATCTGGGATTGGCGACTGatcagaaaaggcaaattgaatgCAAG TATTACCGAGCCACTGGAGGGTGCAAGTATGGAAATGCTTGCAGATATAGGCACTCTAATGAAGATTATGTATTAGCTCCCTTAGAAGTCAATTCCTTAGCTCTTCCATTTCAAGTG GATATTAATGAAAAGAGTGAAAAGGATGGCTTCGCGGAACAGACAGGGCAGATTGAATGCAAG TATTACCTAAGTCCAGGAGGATGCAAGTATGGAAAAGCTTGTAGATATAGTCACTCCAAAGAGAAGTCCAGATATCTCGAAAAGTCCGAGTTACCTCCACCTGAACTTAACTTTCTGGGCCTGCCAATTCGAATG CTGGAGAAAGAGTGTCCGTACTATATGCGTAATGGTTCTTGTGCGTATGGATCTAGCTGTAGGTTTAACCATCCGGACCCTACTGCTGCTGAAGGATCCAGCACTTTCCGCTTGGACCCTTCTGGTTCTGGAGACCATTCTCCAGGGAATTATAATGGTGGATCTGATGCTTTGCCATCAACTGAACCAACTGCCCCTTCGTTGTCTTTGAATATGATGTCAAATGAGCATCTTAAATGCTTGAATCAGAATTCAGCGTATGCTCACGGGGTGCATGCAAATTCTGAATGGAGTGGACATCAG GAAAAAACAAGTGATCCGTATTTAGCTCCTTCAATAGACAAAGAAATTAAGACTCTGGATATCTCCGAACTTCATCAAGAGCAAATACAAGTTCATGAATTCCCTGAACGACCTGGGGAACCTGAATGTCCTTACTTTATGAAAACTGGATCTTGCAAGTATAAATCCGCCTGCAAGTTTCATCATCCCAAGACTCGGCTTCCAAAGCCTATCCTCAGCAATGCAGGCTTGCCTCTAAGACCT TATACTGCTGTGCAGGATAGAAGAATATGTTGGAACTATGAAAAATCTGGGATCTGCAAGTATGGAAGCATCTGTTATTTTCACCATCCAGAGAATCTCTTCTAA
- the LOC108454564 gene encoding zinc finger CCCH domain-containing protein 67-like isoform X2: MGSYEEHSPVLRETPNETQPESLSGFNSNTLLSNLYPGREKQEESIVRDLRSVTLEENDWNGYGDNNNNSNENLQVEWQNGKNYQYPLRPYAENCSFYLKSGNCKFGSCCKFNHPIPRTIKDKENHLGLATDQKRQIECKYYRATGGCKYGNACRYRHSNEDYVLAPLEVNSLALPFQVDINEKSEKDGFAEQTGQIECKYYLSPGGCKYGKACRYSHSKEKSRYLEKSELPPPELNFLGLPIRMLEKECPYYMRNGSCAYGSSCRFNHPDPTAAEGSSTFRLDPSGSGDHSPGNYNGGSDALPSTEPTAPSLSLNMMSNEHLKCLNQNSAYAHGVHANSEWSGHQEKTSDPYLAPSIDKEIKTLDISELHQEQIQVHEFPERPGEPECPYFMKTGSCKYKSACKFHHPKTRLPKPILSNAGLPLRPDRRICWNYEKSGICKYGSICYFHHPENLF; this comes from the exons atgGGAAGTTATGAAGAACACTCACCAGTACTGCGGGAAACCCCAAACGAAACTCAACCAGAGTCTCTTTCAGGGTTTAATTCGAACACCCTTTTGTCTAATCTTTACCCTGGAAGGGAAAAACAAGAAGAAAGTATTGTTAGGGACCTTAGAAGTGTGACCTTGGAAGAGAATGACTGGAATGGCTATGGAGACAACAACAACAATAGCAATGAAAATCTTCAAGTGGAGTGGCAAAATGGGAAGAATTATCAGTACCCTTTAAGGCCTTATGCTGAAAATTGTAGCTTTTATCTTAAATCTGGCAATTGCAAGTTTGGTTCTTGTTGCAAGTTTAACCATCCAATTCCTAGAACTATTAAG GATAAGGAGAATCATCTGGGATTGGCGACTGatcagaaaaggcaaattgaatgCAAG TATTACCGAGCCACTGGAGGGTGCAAGTATGGAAATGCTTGCAGATATAGGCACTCTAATGAAGATTATGTATTAGCTCCCTTAGAAGTCAATTCCTTAGCTCTTCCATTTCAAGTG GATATTAATGAAAAGAGTGAAAAGGATGGCTTCGCGGAACAGACAGGGCAGATTGAATGCAAG TATTACCTAAGTCCAGGAGGATGCAAGTATGGAAAAGCTTGTAGATATAGTCACTCCAAAGAGAAGTCCAGATATCTCGAAAAGTCCGAGTTACCTCCACCTGAACTTAACTTTCTGGGCCTGCCAATTCGAATG CTGGAGAAAGAGTGTCCGTACTATATGCGTAATGGTTCTTGTGCGTATGGATCTAGCTGTAGGTTTAACCATCCGGACCCTACTGCTGCTGAAGGATCCAGCACTTTCCGCTTGGACCCTTCTGGTTCTGGAGACCATTCTCCAGGGAATTATAATGGTGGATCTGATGCTTTGCCATCAACTGAACCAACTGCCCCTTCGTTGTCTTTGAATATGATGTCAAATGAGCATCTTAAATGCTTGAATCAGAATTCAGCGTATGCTCACGGGGTGCATGCAAATTCTGAATGGAGTGGACATCAG GAAAAAACAAGTGATCCGTATTTAGCTCCTTCAATAGACAAAGAAATTAAGACTCTGGATATCTCCGAACTTCATCAAGAGCAAATACAAGTTCATGAATTCCCTGAACGACCTGGGGAACCTGAATGTCCTTACTTTATGAAAACTGGATCTTGCAAGTATAAATCCGCCTGCAAGTTTCATCATCCCAAGACTCGGCTTCCAAAGCCTATCCTCAGCAATGCAGGCTTGCCTCTAAGACCT GATAGAAGAATATGTTGGAACTATGAAAAATCTGGGATCTGCAAGTATGGAAGCATCTGTTATTTTCACCATCCAGAGAATCTCTTCTAA